The Flavobacterium sp. 102 genomic interval ACCATAAATGGCGCTTGTTTAACTCCCCGGCTTTTACTGCTGACATCGTCTATAAAATGGCTCTGGATTTTTCCGGCTAAAGCAATACTGTTTTCCAAATATTCTTCCTGCATTATAGTCAAGCCAATCATGCTCTCAGGAGATTTTGGATCATAACCCTTATACTTTTGTTGGTAATCTTTCTCCATCGTGATTACTTCATTCTCTTTCTTTGCTGCTTCAAGATTGGAAGCATTTTTCGACATACCCATTACATAGGTTTCAGAACCACAGGCGGCCGAATTTTTGTTGGCATTACAATGAATGGAAACAAAAATATTAGCATCAGCTCTGTTGGCGATATTGGCGCGCTCAATCAAATCGACAAAAGTGTCATTCTTTCTCGTGTAAATCACTTCTATCCCGGATTTGCTTTCTAAAATCTTCCCGACTTTAAGCACTACTGCCAAAGCAATTTTCTTTTCTATATGTCCGTTGTAAACCGCACCAAAATCATGATCGCCGTGACCGGCATCAAGTGCTACTTTAAATTGACCCGATTGGGCAAAGGCCAAATTGGAAATAAATAATAAAATCGTACCTACTAACGTAATTCCTTTCATTGGTTTTATCAATTTCAAAATATCTAATAAATTATTTTATGGCTGCCGTTTTTCCGTTTACAGTGGTAACAATAAACGCATCAGCAAAGCCATTTCTTTTGGCAATTTCATTTAACTTTTTGGCTTCCTCTAGACCGGAGCAACTTCCGTAAAAATACTTATATAAACTATTTTCAAAGGTAAATGAAATATTTTTCAGCCCTTTAAAATCGGACGAAGTGATGTCTCTTTTTTTGGAAGTCGCAAACAATTGGATTTTATACAATCCTTCTTTTGAATCAGCAGTTGAATTTTCTTCTGTCTTAATTGCAATTGTTTCTTTTACTTCCTTTACATCGGGCATATCCAAATACTTTGCATTCTCATTATTATTGTAGGCTTCATTTAAGTACTCTTTTTTATACTTTATGATAGCGTCTGCGATTTGTCTCGCCATTTTATTTTGGCCTTCATCTGAATTTAAAAACTCACCTTCTTCTTTATTAGACAAAAAACCCAATTCAATTAAAACACTTGGCATGTAAGCCGCATCCAAAACCCATAAAGGTTGCTGTTTCACACCTCTAGATTTGCGTTCTAAATTATGGGTGAAATTATCCTGAATCTTCGTTGCTAAATCGATGCTGCTATTCAAGTTTTCTTCTTGCATCATCGTCAAGCCAATCAACGACTCTGGTTTTTTCGGGTCAAATCCTTGATAGGTTTCTTTGTAATTGTCTTCTAATAAAATAACAGAGTTTTCGCTTTTGGCTACTTCTAAGTTCATACCACTGCGAGACAAACCCATCACAAAAGTTTCTGTTCCTGCAGGCGTCTGATTGGCCACCGAATTACAATGGATTGAAACAAAAAGGTTGGCGTTGGCTTTGTTAGCCACTTTGGGTCTATTCACAAGCTCTATAAAAACATCTGTTGTACGCGTGTAAATTATCTTGATATTCTTATCGTTTTCTAACAGTTTACCCACTTTCAAAGTGGTTTTAAGTGCGATTTCTTTTTCTACAAAACCATGGTAAGAATTGCCGGGATCTTTTCCGCCATGACCGGCATCTAGTATCACTGTGAATGCTTTATTGGTTTGTGACCATGCCAAACTACAAACGAACAACATCGAAACCATCGAGAAAAGAATGTTCTTATTATTTAATTTCATTTGTAAAAGTTAATTTTAATTAAAACCCGGCGGTCATAAATGTAATATTTACCTATTTTTGACCGAAAATATTGTTTAAGTTTGCCACGTCAAAAACCAAGCCATATTTCTACAAAAATAGCATTAAACCTTTGCAAAGAAACTTATTTAATATCGTTTTTTTAACAATTTTCCTAACATTGGGAAACGCGAAAACATATTCACAAGATTTACCTCCAAAAAGCAATCCTTTCCCGGCTAAAAACCAGACAGATAGCACTAAAATTGAATTAAAAGACTTGACCAAAGTGATTGATTCAACTAAAAAAGACAGTATAAAACCTAAGAAAGCGCTATTAGATGGTAAAATCAGAAGGAAAGCACTCGATTATGAGAAGTTAGACCAAAAGAAAAAAACAATCACGCTTTACAACAAAGCCGAAGTTTATTATCAAGATATCGAATTGAAATCGGGTATCATTGTCATTGATTACCAAAAAGATGAAGTTTACGCCGGAAGAATCAAAGATTCGCTAGGCAATCTTTCCCAAAGACCGGTTTTTAAACAAGGTGCTAATGAGGTTGAACCGGATTCTATTCGCTTTAATTTAAAAACCAAA includes:
- a CDS encoding N-acetylmuramoyl-L-alanine amidase: MKGITLVGTILLFISNLAFAQSGQFKVALDAGHGDHDFGAVYNGHIEKKIALAVVLKVGKILESKSGIEVIYTRKNDTFVDLIERANIANRADANIFVSIHCNANKNSAACGSETYVMGMSKNASNLEAAKKENEVITMEKDYQQKYKGYDPKSPESMIGLTIMQEEYLENSIALAGKIQSHFIDDVSSKSRGVKQAPFMVLHKAYMPRVLIEMGFISNPAEGARLDSEAGQNEYAEAIANAIINYKKEFYGSGDAEDVKPSQKIETVKIDSQATTKPVVKNPEIKKVEPKPEVVVNSGVATFKVQLSASGTKLETVPSNFKGLNNISVSSEGSLYKYMYGETTSYDEAKRLLAEAKAKGFTSAFVIAFKNGKKVSVQEALKQ
- a CDS encoding N-acetylmuramoyl-L-alanine amidase encodes the protein MKLNNKNILFSMVSMLFVCSLAWSQTNKAFTVILDAGHGGKDPGNSYHGFVEKEIALKTTLKVGKLLENDKNIKIIYTRTTDVFIELVNRPKVANKANANLFVSIHCNSVANQTPAGTETFVMGLSRSGMNLEVAKSENSVILLEDNYKETYQGFDPKKPESLIGLTMMQEENLNSSIDLATKIQDNFTHNLERKSRGVKQQPLWVLDAAYMPSVLIELGFLSNKEEGEFLNSDEGQNKMARQIADAIIKYKKEYLNEAYNNNENAKYLDMPDVKEVKETIAIKTEENSTADSKEGLYKIQLFATSKKRDITSSDFKGLKNISFTFENSLYKYFYGSCSGLEEAKKLNEIAKRNGFADAFIVTTVNGKTAAIK